Proteins encoded within one genomic window of Esox lucius isolate fEsoLuc1 chromosome 12, fEsoLuc1.pri, whole genome shotgun sequence:
- the LOC105013920 gene encoding RING finger protein 223: protein MAQIPQVWHTQFLPQEDKVDWDKKVSVVSQPECSICYNTYDNVFKTPKLLQCTHTFCLECLSRLTAISLQEQEGGGSSNILCPFCRHPTPIPEEGPPALATSREVLCKLPSHQQHEEPVWLDGEKLCYKRDLDAGPGASSSTSAFCVCIDIGASKADEVPAQTRPHRMGFVECMTDWKRLLLFITLMVLMAVIVLWPLQCIVTTGNMRCLPRSDGSVPGSGITTVTPFTTMKRL from the coding sequence ATGGCACAGATCCCTCAGGTGTGGCACACCCAGTTTCTGCCCCAGGAAGACAAAGTGGACTGGGACAAGAAGGTATCGGTGGTCAGCCAGCCAGAGTGCTCTATCTGTTACAACACCTACGACAACGTCTTCAAGACGCCCAAGCTGCTGCAATGCACCCACACTTTCTGTCTGGAGTGCCTGTCGCGCCTCACGGCGATTTCCCTCCAAGAGCAGGAAGGAGGAGGCAGCAGCAACATCCTCTGTCCCTTCTGCCGCCACCCGACCCCGATACCTGAGGAGGGTCCTCCGGCCCTAGCCACCAGCCGGGAGGTCCTGTGTAAACTGCCCAGCCACCAACAGCACGAGGAGCCTGTGTGGCTGGACGGGGAGAAGCTGTGCTACAAGCGGGACCTGGACGCTGGCCCCGGAGCCTCTAGCTCCACCTCTGCCTTCTGTGTTTGCATCGACATCGGGGCCAGCAAAGCAGATGAGGTCCCTGCTCAGACGCGACCCCACCGCATGGGTTTCGTGGAGTGCATGACCGACTGGAAGAGGCTTCTCCTCTTCATCACGCTAATGGTGCTGATGGCGGTTATTGTGCTGTGGCCCCTTCAGTGCATCGTCACCACAGGAAACATGCGTTGCTTGCCGCGCTCTGACGGCTCGGTACCTGGCTCTGGCATCACCACGGTTACCCCATTTACCACGATGAAACGCCTTTAA